In Stigmatella aurantiaca, the following proteins share a genomic window:
- a CDS encoding GumC family protein: MPAPEERLPEVERQQAQLFDWEQLRDYFGYVKSAVKRHRWLVLGTFLITAGLGLAAAKLLPRTWYAETKLLPRRASAIAALVNPERPNLLNPDPPNPMRPANEVDAPTKAAAEAVLRRDNLVSLVKKLNLLDRWEATRPPLLRAKDTVMRMLTAPPDEDARMDGMVGVLEKKLSVGTNDGKVTIGVEWGDPQLAYELVDAAQQSFLYAREREEVSSIDDAITILEEHERQAAEAVKLSYDEFEKTFSAIMLERRRVVGDPRLIPRFSSTDQELAQLRFLIRAKRRAIADAQVQHNQRVTEMQDDLAQKREMYAPDHPSVVELEGRVASLRQGSPQVKALVGEEKEMLAEYADLGGKSLPFPDEPVPDPYGLERVLMGLLPAISENPSAAVSLEQLRSRLSAQQQILKRIDSAKLERNIAMRSFKYRFTLLTPAEFPKKPIKPNALVISLGAVVAGLVLGVFAALARDVLSGRVLESWQVERGLGLPVLAELDRRPGGM, from the coding sequence ATGCCCGCACCTGAGGAGCGGCTGCCGGAAGTGGAGCGCCAGCAGGCGCAGCTCTTCGACTGGGAGCAGCTGCGCGACTACTTCGGCTACGTGAAGAGCGCGGTGAAGCGCCACCGGTGGCTGGTGCTGGGCACGTTCCTCATCACCGCCGGGCTGGGCCTGGCGGCGGCGAAGCTCCTGCCGCGCACCTGGTACGCGGAGACGAAGCTCCTGCCGCGGCGCGCCTCGGCCATCGCCGCGCTGGTGAACCCCGAGCGCCCGAACCTGCTCAACCCGGATCCGCCCAACCCCATGCGCCCGGCCAACGAGGTGGACGCGCCCACCAAGGCGGCCGCCGAGGCCGTGCTGCGCCGCGACAACCTGGTGTCGCTGGTGAAGAAGCTGAACCTGCTCGACCGCTGGGAGGCCACGCGGCCGCCGCTCCTGCGCGCCAAGGACACGGTCATGCGCATGCTCACCGCCCCACCGGACGAGGATGCGCGGATGGACGGCATGGTGGGCGTGCTGGAGAAGAAGCTCTCGGTGGGCACCAACGACGGCAAGGTGACCATCGGGGTGGAGTGGGGGGACCCTCAGCTGGCCTACGAGCTGGTGGACGCGGCGCAGCAGAGCTTCCTCTACGCGCGCGAGCGCGAGGAAGTCTCCAGCATCGACGACGCCATCACCATCCTGGAGGAGCACGAGCGCCAGGCGGCCGAGGCGGTGAAGCTCTCCTACGACGAGTTCGAGAAGACGTTCTCGGCCATCATGCTGGAGCGCCGGCGCGTGGTGGGCGACCCGCGGCTCATTCCGCGCTTCTCCTCCACGGACCAGGAGCTGGCGCAGCTGCGCTTCCTCATCCGGGCCAAGCGCCGCGCCATCGCGGACGCGCAGGTGCAGCACAACCAGCGCGTGACGGAGATGCAGGACGACCTGGCGCAGAAGCGGGAGATGTACGCGCCGGACCACCCCTCGGTGGTGGAGCTGGAGGGCCGGGTGGCCTCGCTGCGCCAGGGCTCGCCGCAGGTGAAGGCGCTGGTGGGCGAGGAGAAGGAGATGCTGGCCGAGTACGCGGACCTGGGCGGCAAGTCGCTGCCCTTCCCGGACGAGCCGGTGCCGGACCCGTACGGCCTGGAGCGCGTGCTGATGGGGCTCTTGCCCGCCATCTCGGAGAATCCGAGCGCGGCGGTGTCCCTGGAGCAGCTGCGCAGCCGGCTGAGCGCGCAGCAGCAGATCCTCAAGCGCATCGACTCGGCGAAGCTCGAGCGCAACATCGCCATGCGCTCGTTCAAGTACCGCTTCACGCTGCTCACGCCGGCCGAGTTCCCCAAGAAGCCCATCAAGCCCAACGCGCTCGTCATCTCCCTGGGTGCGGTGGTGGCGGGCCTGGTGCTGGGGGTGTTCGCGGCGCTGGCGCGCGATGTGCTCAGCGGCCGGGTGCTGGAGAGCTGGCAGGTGGAGCGCGGCCTGGGCTTGCCGGTGCTGGCGGAGCTGGACCGCCGTCCGGGCGGAATGTGA
- a CDS encoding response regulator transcription factor yields the protein MDASQRTVLVVEDSPLFRKMVGEFLHALGIERVLEASNGRAAMEFLAAGRPDLVCLDLTLPDVSGYDLCEYIRGTKALATVPVLMISARGTLLDRAQAEEVGADGYLTKPFSQDEFNQQVLSMLARNVKSLPGGGKNDART from the coding sequence ATGGACGCCTCGCAACGAACGGTCCTGGTGGTCGAGGACTCTCCCCTGTTCCGCAAGATGGTGGGGGAGTTTCTTCACGCCCTGGGCATCGAGCGCGTCCTGGAGGCCTCCAATGGCCGGGCGGCCATGGAGTTCCTGGCGGCGGGACGGCCCGACCTGGTGTGCCTGGATCTGACCTTGCCGGACGTGTCGGGGTACGACTTGTGCGAATACATCCGGGGCACCAAAGCGTTGGCGACGGTGCCAGTACTGATGATCAGCGCGAGAGGCACCTTATTGGACCGGGCACAGGCCGAGGAAGTCGGTGCGGATGGCTACTTGACCAAGCCATTCTCGCAAGACGAGTTTAACCAGCAAGTCCTGTCCATGTTGGCCAGAAACGTGAAGTCTCTACCGGGTGGAGGGAAGAACGATGCCCGCACCTGA
- a CDS encoding polysaccharide biosynthesis/export family protein, with amino-acid sequence MSRSNLSALSMSRRPAWWALLLVLPVLVAGCYRPGRYVWVDDYRAPPSLQDEGYIIRRGDLLNINVWNQRELSADTLVREDGRITLALLNDVDAAGVTPPVLARRLEELFKPMVNNPVVSVRISRPEPLRVSVLGEVKSPGMKELAPESGVLHALAQAGGFTDYAQLDGIFVLRQQPDSPLPVRIRFDYEAVTRTRGKGASFLLRTGDVVVVE; translated from the coding sequence ATGAGCCGTTCGAATCTCTCCGCGCTGTCCATGTCCCGCCGCCCCGCCTGGTGGGCCCTGCTGCTGGTGCTGCCCGTGCTCGTGGCCGGCTGCTACCGGCCGGGCCGCTATGTCTGGGTGGATGACTACCGCGCGCCCCCGTCGCTCCAGGACGAGGGCTACATCATCCGCCGGGGAGACCTGCTGAACATCAACGTGTGGAACCAGCGCGAGCTGTCCGCGGACACGCTCGTGCGCGAGGACGGCCGCATCACCCTGGCGCTGCTCAACGACGTGGACGCCGCGGGCGTCACCCCGCCGGTGCTGGCGCGGCGGCTGGAGGAGCTCTTCAAGCCCATGGTGAACAACCCCGTCGTCTCGGTGCGCATCTCCCGGCCCGAGCCGCTCAGGGTGTCGGTGCTGGGCGAGGTGAAGAGCCCGGGCATGAAGGAGCTGGCCCCGGAGTCCGGCGTGCTGCACGCGCTCGCGCAGGCGGGCGGCTTCACGGACTACGCGCAGCTCGACGGCATCTTCGTGCTGCGGCAGCAGCCGGACTCCCCGCTGCCGGTGCGCATCCGCTTCGACTACGAGGCCGTCACCCGCACGCGGGGCAAGGGGGCCTCCTTCCTCTTGCGCACCGGCGACGTGGTGGTGGTGGAGTAG
- a CDS encoding oligosaccharide flippase family protein gives MTGPPSAPMSMPPPDPSAAALRPSSPSPALDVTASVRNALKLGGSLMVTYGIALAVRLLLPRVLGPEAFGQFNWASEGFTAVFFVLVGLGLEVYIRKEVALRPEHASEFFGGTLLLQVGLAAGLLALMQGLMVADGKPAHLRLLVLLLGVYQLFFRCNGTLAAVLHARERVDGLSVANIATKCVWGGGQLLVLALGLPLPWLGAPILASEVLRAAVLFRLSRRHAGLQFHVNARGTREALTGALPFFLNEAALAANGPMGIFLLGLLTNTTEVGWYGAGWNLAGMTLMAAPVLTWVLLPLLSRAASQSPEELTRITRRTLEAVLAFSIPLTLAMGLGADVWIGWVYGEAFTPAAAVLRLQAPILALTYVAMVCASVLTVTGQGWRVTRTSVVSMVLNATLNLTLARPFLAWFGPVGGACASALALFTCESVVVLLLVRAVGHQAFDRQSLVRLGKTLGICAVVGGVHVALAGLGAVRLAVGAALYVLLVFATGAVRLEELRNLMRLVRRRGAPAPASPA, from the coding sequence TTGACTGGCCCTCCTTCCGCGCCCATGTCCATGCCGCCCCCCGACCCGAGCGCCGCGGCGCTTCGCCCCTCCTCACCGTCTCCCGCGCTGGATGTCACGGCGTCGGTGCGCAATGCCCTGAAGCTGGGCGGCTCGCTGATGGTGACGTACGGCATCGCGCTGGCGGTGCGCCTGCTGCTGCCCCGGGTGCTGGGGCCGGAGGCCTTCGGCCAGTTCAACTGGGCCTCGGAGGGCTTCACCGCGGTCTTCTTCGTGCTCGTGGGGCTGGGGCTGGAGGTCTACATCCGCAAGGAGGTGGCGCTCCGGCCGGAGCACGCCAGCGAGTTCTTCGGCGGCACGCTGCTGCTCCAGGTGGGCCTGGCCGCGGGGCTGCTCGCGCTGATGCAGGGGCTGATGGTGGCCGACGGCAAGCCGGCGCACCTGCGGCTCCTGGTGCTGCTGCTGGGCGTCTACCAGCTCTTCTTCCGGTGCAACGGCACGCTGGCCGCGGTGCTCCACGCGCGCGAGCGGGTGGATGGGCTCTCGGTGGCGAACATCGCCACCAAGTGCGTGTGGGGCGGCGGGCAGCTGCTCGTGCTGGCGCTGGGGCTGCCGCTGCCGTGGCTGGGCGCGCCCATCCTCGCCTCGGAGGTGCTGCGCGCCGCGGTGCTCTTCCGCCTGTCGCGCCGGCACGCGGGGCTCCAGTTCCACGTGAACGCGCGCGGCACCCGCGAGGCGCTCACGGGCGCGCTGCCCTTCTTCCTCAACGAGGCGGCGCTGGCGGCCAACGGCCCCATGGGCATCTTCCTCCTGGGCCTGCTCACCAACACCACGGAGGTGGGCTGGTACGGGGCCGGGTGGAACCTGGCGGGCATGACGCTCATGGCGGCGCCGGTGCTCACCTGGGTGCTCTTGCCGCTCCTGTCGCGCGCCGCGTCCCAGTCGCCCGAGGAGCTCACCCGCATCACCCGCCGCACCCTGGAGGCGGTGCTCGCCTTCTCCATTCCGCTCACGCTCGCCATGGGGCTGGGCGCGGACGTGTGGATCGGCTGGGTGTACGGCGAGGCCTTCACGCCCGCCGCGGCGGTGCTGCGGCTGCAGGCCCCCATCCTCGCGCTCACGTACGTGGCCATGGTGTGCGCCAGCGTGCTCACGGTGACGGGGCAGGGCTGGCGGGTGACGCGCACCTCGGTGGTGTCCATGGTGCTCAACGCCACGCTCAACCTCACCCTGGCGCGGCCCTTCCTCGCGTGGTTCGGCCCGGTGGGCGGCGCGTGCGCCTCGGCGCTGGCGCTCTTCACCTGCGAGTCGGTGGTGGTGCTCCTGCTGGTGCGCGCGGTGGGCCACCAGGCCTTCGACCGGCAGAGCCTCGTGCGGCTGGGCAAGACGCTCGGCATCTGCGCGGTGGTGGGCGGCGTGCACGTGGCGCTCGCGGGGCTCGGGGCCGTGCGGCTCGCGGTGGGCGCCGCGCTGTATGTCCTTCTCGTGTTCGCCACGGGCGCGGTGCGCCTGGAGGAACTGCGAAACCTGATGCGCCTGGTGCGCCGCCGGGGAGCCCCCGCCCCGGCCTCCCCCGCGTGA
- the epsZ gene encoding exopolysaccharide biosynthesis polyisoprenyl-phosphate hexose-1-phosphate transferase EpsZ: MQTASVPKESAESSAPSREPNKVAAVAEAPRVFVAPMRTTKPVRGRLAPGFAAKLNLLADLAWVVVALLGSTLLAGHSLQLSNLDFWLLLGVAGLGWVLVGTTLCLYDARFSDRAPLDDLALTSITVVVITGVLYLERLLIAGGMPVVALTFFPLMLWTGVVTLRHLVFRRLAVREEPLDEALILGIGAMGRLTGEHLAEHGRRRVCGHLAFSNEVQGANSPPNVLGKVERLEEVLCQVPVDVVYISGNVQKHGTEMQAAIKLCEKFGIPFALPAHPFRMDRARPEHGHAVADGYLHFVTHAPQPHQMAIKRLFDITSSSAALLVLSPLMLTVALLIKLTSRGPVLFKQKRVGLHGKPFSMLKFRSMVVNAEELKARLEAMNEQTGPVFKIKNDPRITRVGRFIRKYSIDELPQPLNVLRGEMSVVGPRPPLPNEVAKYAAWQRRRLSVRPGLTCIWQVSGRNQITFDEWMYLDMQYIDHWTLRTDLDLILKTVPVVLTGSGAS, from the coding sequence ATGCAGACCGCATCGGTCCCGAAAGAAAGCGCTGAGAGTTCGGCGCCGTCGCGCGAGCCTAACAAGGTTGCCGCCGTGGCAGAGGCCCCGCGGGTCTTTGTCGCGCCGATGCGGACCACCAAGCCCGTGCGCGGGCGCCTGGCGCCGGGCTTCGCCGCGAAGTTGAACCTGTTGGCGGACCTGGCCTGGGTGGTGGTGGCGCTCTTGGGCTCCACGCTGCTTGCGGGGCACTCGCTGCAGCTCTCCAACCTGGACTTCTGGCTGCTCCTGGGCGTGGCGGGACTGGGCTGGGTGCTGGTGGGCACCACGCTGTGCCTGTATGACGCGCGCTTCTCGGACCGGGCGCCGCTGGATGACCTGGCGCTCACCTCCATCACGGTGGTGGTGATTACCGGGGTGCTCTACCTGGAGCGGCTGCTGATCGCGGGCGGCATGCCGGTGGTGGCGCTGACGTTCTTCCCGCTGATGCTGTGGACGGGCGTGGTGACGCTGCGCCACCTGGTGTTCCGCCGCCTGGCGGTGCGCGAGGAGCCGCTGGACGAGGCGCTCATCCTGGGCATTGGCGCCATGGGCCGGCTCACCGGCGAGCACCTGGCCGAGCACGGGCGGCGCCGGGTGTGCGGCCACCTGGCCTTCAGCAACGAGGTGCAGGGCGCGAACTCCCCGCCGAACGTGCTGGGCAAGGTGGAGCGCCTGGAGGAGGTGCTCTGCCAGGTCCCGGTGGATGTCGTCTACATCTCCGGCAACGTGCAGAAGCACGGCACCGAGATGCAGGCGGCCATCAAGCTGTGCGAGAAGTTCGGAATTCCCTTCGCGCTGCCGGCCCACCCGTTCCGCATGGACCGGGCGCGCCCCGAGCATGGCCACGCGGTGGCCGACGGCTACCTGCACTTCGTCACGCACGCGCCCCAGCCGCACCAGATGGCCATCAAGCGCCTGTTCGACATCACCTCGTCCTCCGCGGCGCTGCTGGTGCTCTCGCCGCTGATGCTGACGGTGGCGCTGCTCATCAAGCTCACCTCGCGCGGGCCGGTGCTCTTCAAGCAGAAGCGCGTGGGGCTGCACGGCAAGCCCTTCAGCATGCTGAAGTTCCGCTCCATGGTGGTGAACGCCGAGGAGCTCAAGGCGCGCCTGGAGGCGATGAACGAGCAGACGGGCCCCGTGTTCAAGATCAAGAATGATCCGCGCATCACCCGCGTGGGCCGCTTCATCCGCAAGTACTCCATCGACGAGCTGCCCCAGCCGCTCAACGTGCTGCGCGGGGAGATGAGCGTGGTGGGCCCCCGGCCGCCCTTGCCCAATGAAGTCGCCAAGTACGCGGCCTGGCAGCGCCGGCGGCTGTCGGTGCGGCCCGGGCTCACCTGCATCTGGCAGGTGTCGGGGCGCAACCAGATCACCTTCGATGAGTGGATGTACCTGGACATGCAGTACATCGACCACTGGACGCTGCGCACCGACCTGGACCTCATCCTGAAGACGGTCCCCGTGGTGCTCACCGGCAGCGGGGCCAGCTAG
- a CDS encoding glycosyltransferase family 4 protein, translating into MPQDSAFIAVGEPARHVSGALEKKVPRGEFVEMSQGSFTQVLSMAQQGLDPASNVDCARFALTAWRATRRRQNILLGEEFPGIQFLAWEALLGRRKRRIVLLVHNVASKKRLLALAKVGLGRRVDHFLCLSEHSRRVLVEEYGIARERITVIYSRVDTAYFQPQPAQPVLHRVCAAGAVNRDYGTLIAAATGLDAEVKIAADTAWRYSVAGKEEKGAQALPPNVEMRSWGNYLNLRQLYAESRVVVVPLARPIISGITVVLEGMAMGKPVILTRNPYVEGFIEDGVTGLLVDPGNPAQLRERIQWVLAHPAEAEAMGQRAREKAVRDFSVERYVERILSPFAGDAPPPHT; encoded by the coding sequence ATGCCGCAAGACTCCGCATTCATCGCCGTGGGGGAGCCGGCCCGCCATGTCAGCGGCGCGCTGGAGAAGAAGGTGCCCCGGGGCGAGTTCGTCGAGATGAGCCAGGGGTCCTTCACCCAGGTGCTCTCCATGGCGCAGCAGGGGCTGGACCCCGCCTCCAACGTGGACTGTGCGCGCTTCGCGCTCACCGCGTGGCGCGCCACGCGCCGGCGCCAGAACATCCTGCTCGGCGAGGAGTTCCCCGGCATCCAGTTCCTGGCCTGGGAGGCGCTGCTGGGCCGGCGCAAGCGGCGCATCGTGCTGCTGGTGCACAACGTGGCGAGCAAGAAGCGCCTGCTGGCGCTGGCGAAGGTGGGGCTGGGGCGGCGCGTGGACCACTTCCTGTGCCTGTCCGAGCACAGCCGGCGCGTGCTGGTGGAGGAGTACGGCATTGCCCGCGAGCGCATCACCGTCATCTACTCGCGCGTGGACACGGCCTACTTCCAGCCGCAGCCGGCGCAGCCCGTGCTCCACCGGGTGTGCGCCGCGGGCGCGGTGAACCGCGACTACGGCACCCTCATCGCGGCGGCCACCGGGCTGGACGCCGAGGTGAAGATCGCCGCGGACACCGCCTGGCGCTACTCGGTGGCGGGCAAGGAGGAGAAGGGCGCCCAGGCCCTGCCGCCCAACGTGGAGATGCGCTCCTGGGGCAACTACCTCAACCTGCGCCAGCTCTACGCCGAGTCGCGCGTGGTGGTGGTGCCCCTGGCGCGGCCCATCATCAGCGGCATCACCGTGGTGCTGGAGGGCATGGCCATGGGCAAGCCCGTCATCCTCACGCGCAACCCCTATGTGGAGGGCTTCATCGAGGACGGGGTGACGGGCCTCCTCGTGGACCCGGGCAACCCCGCCCAGCTGCGCGAGCGCATCCAGTGGGTGCTGGCCCACCCCGCCGAGGCCGAGGCCATGGGGCAGCGCGCCCGCGAGAAGGCCGTGCGCGACTTCTCCGTGGAGCGGTACGTGGAGCGCATCCTCAGTCCATTCGCCGGCGATGCGCCGCCACCGCACACCTGA
- a CDS encoding response regulator produces the protein MNQRAPRRRHGFGSRHASAAGIAPPRGGSSLPRRTVQELASSGGISVLVIDDEPDMRELISISLPSTEFEVVMAEGGRAAVALLATRRFDVAITDLKSQDAHGMETVSVLRQMDPDMEVIVATGFVSAETARACMRYGAYDYIRKPYDIEELRHVLLRAVEKRRLRSLVPLYEVSCALLSLRTRAEVLAHLGELALDLVPHQAFRLLLPDPDTGVLHLCSSPDGLELPLEALRELALRAIGRQEPVSVTHAAKEWPFSPVSRLGAAIAYPLQAGSAPAGSLILMRGIAQPAFSVSELQRGNLFCAQLALALETARLNSEMDARLKEMLAARGEMVKAEKLATAGKLAAGLTHELSNPLAFTKASLQALTGYSRNVKTLSSVTRDVAHELASRGEPRLMELARRLLAVTGSEAQAVIQDSADAAEDAVDGIRRVEGLLSELRTLSGDCPVVQFEKMDVTPLLQAWTAKEHLPRPIRVEAPNAVIAHVGRKELESSLARLVTFLCEMPLERPGASREPVVLRAGHDKDRPVIWLEDPMLVLSEERRSDIFDARIQEDSHGGRTMRLNLSLALAYQILRRMGADLAVLPAASGGSTFRLLLPGMG, from the coding sequence ATGAACCAGAGAGCTCCTCGGCGCAGACACGGTTTTGGCTCGCGGCACGCCAGCGCCGCGGGCATCGCCCCGCCGCGCGGGGGCTCGTCGCTGCCCCGGCGCACCGTGCAGGAACTGGCCTCCTCGGGCGGCATCTCCGTGCTCGTCATCGACGACGAGCCCGACATGCGCGAGCTGATCAGCATCTCCCTGCCCTCCACCGAGTTCGAGGTGGTGATGGCCGAGGGCGGACGCGCCGCCGTGGCGCTGCTGGCCACGCGCCGCTTCGACGTGGCCATCACGGACCTCAAGTCGCAGGACGCCCACGGCATGGAGACCGTCTCGGTGCTGCGGCAGATGGATCCGGACATGGAGGTCATCGTCGCCACGGGCTTCGTGAGCGCCGAGACGGCGCGGGCCTGCATGCGCTACGGCGCGTACGACTACATCCGCAAGCCGTACGACATCGAGGAGCTGCGGCACGTGCTGCTGCGCGCCGTGGAGAAGCGGCGCCTGCGCTCGCTGGTGCCGCTCTACGAGGTGAGCTGCGCGCTGCTGTCGCTGCGCACCCGGGCCGAGGTGCTCGCGCACCTGGGCGAGCTGGCGTTGGATCTCGTGCCGCACCAGGCCTTCCGGCTGCTCCTGCCGGATCCGGACACGGGCGTGCTGCACCTCTGCTCCTCGCCGGATGGGCTGGAGCTGCCGCTGGAGGCCCTGCGCGAGCTGGCCCTGCGCGCCATCGGGCGCCAGGAGCCCGTGAGCGTGACGCACGCGGCGAAGGAGTGGCCCTTCTCGCCCGTCTCCCGCCTGGGCGCGGCCATCGCCTACCCGCTGCAGGCGGGCAGCGCCCCCGCGGGCAGCCTCATCCTCATGCGGGGCATCGCCCAGCCGGCCTTCTCCGTCTCCGAGCTTCAGCGCGGCAACCTCTTCTGCGCCCAGCTCGCGCTGGCGCTGGAGACCGCGCGGCTCAACAGCGAGATGGACGCGCGGCTCAAGGAGATGCTCGCGGCGCGCGGCGAGATGGTGAAGGCCGAGAAGCTGGCCACCGCGGGCAAGCTGGCCGCGGGCCTCACCCACGAGCTGAGCAACCCGCTGGCCTTCACGAAGGCGAGCCTCCAGGCGCTCACGGGCTACTCGCGCAACGTGAAGACGCTCTCGTCGGTGACGCGCGACGTGGCGCACGAGCTGGCCTCGCGCGGCGAGCCGCGCCTGATGGAGCTGGCCCGGCGGCTGCTCGCGGTGACGGGCTCCGAGGCGCAGGCGGTCATCCAGGACTCGGCGGACGCGGCCGAGGACGCCGTGGACGGCATCCGCCGCGTGGAGGGGCTGCTCTCCGAGCTGCGCACGCTGTCGGGCGACTGTCCCGTGGTCCAGTTCGAGAAGATGGATGTCACCCCGCTCCTGCAGGCGTGGACGGCGAAGGAGCACCTGCCGCGGCCCATCCGCGTGGAGGCCCCCAACGCCGTCATCGCGCACGTGGGGCGCAAGGAGCTGGAGAGCAGCCTGGCGCGCCTGGTGACGTTCCTGTGTGAGATGCCGCTGGAGCGGCCGGGGGCCTCGCGCGAGCCCGTCGTCCTGCGCGCGGGCCACGACAAGGACCGGCCCGTCATCTGGCTGGAGGACCCGATGCTGGTGCTCTCCGAGGAGCGGCGCTCGGACATCTTCGATGCGCGCATCCAGGAGGACTCCCACGGCGGGCGCACCATGCGGCTGAACCTGAGCCTGGCGCTGGCGTACCAGATTCTGCGCCGCATGGGCGCGGACCTGGCCGTGCTGCCGGCCGCCTCGGGGGGCAGCACCTTCCGGCTGCTGCTGCCCGGGATGGGCTGA